In Streptomyces nodosus, one DNA window encodes the following:
- a CDS encoding ATP-binding cassette domain-containing protein: MEPIASLSGIAQGYSRHQVITGLDWDLSVGVYGLLGPNGAGKTTLLRTLATVAPPQEGTLEICGRKVHSERSARAVRPTIGYLPQDFGYYPSFSVYDFVRYSAWLRGVPDGEAHGATGKAIASVLLDGRAQAKMKSLSGGMLRRAGIAAAIVGSPRLLLLDEPTVGLDPEQRLQFRELIRSLTGSAIVLSTHLVEDVAAVCDQVVVMQSGRFLFRGTPEALAGNSRSGVAGDSPLERGYMAALSGQGVLS, from the coding sequence GTGGAACCGATCGCTTCGCTGTCGGGGATCGCTCAGGGCTACAGCCGGCATCAGGTGATCACTGGACTCGACTGGGATCTCAGCGTGGGGGTCTACGGGCTTCTGGGCCCCAACGGGGCGGGAAAGACAACGCTTCTCCGCACCCTTGCCACGGTTGCCCCTCCCCAAGAGGGGACTCTGGAGATCTGCGGCAGAAAGGTGCACTCCGAGCGGTCGGCCAGGGCGGTCCGCCCTACGATCGGCTATCTCCCCCAGGACTTCGGCTACTACCCGTCCTTCTCGGTCTACGACTTCGTCAGATACAGCGCCTGGCTGCGCGGGGTCCCTGACGGTGAGGCCCACGGCGCGACAGGGAAAGCGATCGCTTCGGTCCTTCTCGACGGACGGGCGCAGGCCAAGATGAAGTCCCTCTCCGGTGGCATGCTGCGGCGCGCAGGCATTGCCGCGGCAATCGTCGGCTCGCCGAGACTCCTGCTCCTGGACGAGCCGACCGTCGGCCTGGACCCGGAACAACGCCTACAGTTCCGCGAGTTGATCAGATCACTGACGGGCTCGGCGATCGTGCTGAGCACCCACCTCGTCGAGGATGTGGCGGCTGTCTGCGACCAGGTCGTCGTCATGCAGTCCGGAAGGTTCCTCTTCCGCGGCACCCCCGAGGCCCTTGCGGGCAACTCCCGATCGGGAGTGGCGGGCGACAGCCCGTTGGAGCGCGGATACATGGCGGCCCTGTCGGGACAGGGGGTGCTCTCCTGA